The stretch of DNA GCTCCGGCGCGTGGGGTTGTCGGCTTCTGCGTCACCACCCACCTGACACGAGCTGGCGACCGTGAGGAGGCAGAGGAGTGGTGGCGGCGCTGTCCAcgtctcttcttgggcggggaggcatggtggcgaggccgTCTTGGAGCTCTCAATCGTGCGGGCGTGatgcgagctcctcccggtccttagACCGAGAGCAgtatcatgtcatagccgaaactagtagacatgaactcgaggctcccaaaccaaatcaccgtggagcgcggaattggTGAAACgaaagtggccatctggaaagagatgggaagtcgatgaaaaacacgcaggacccctacgtgGCGCGCCAActatcggtgttttccccctgaggggtcacaccaacgagtaaaacttgtgcgtgttcccctttccagatggtgatgcaagaaagacacaaagatttatcctggttcgggtaagagaaggccctacgtccaatgGGGGGGAGatgtttctattatcttgcacctaagtgcttgtacaggggtgaatacaagtcggtATGGTATGGATGGATGGAGATGAAGTGTGGTTgctcttctacgtatgtctTGTCTCTACCATTTCctgggcttccccttttatagttccatggggagacctaggttacatgcgtaggtgacagagtaggggtcgataggggcgtggcgcgctgacctactcgaggcttccataCCGGCGTGGCTTAGAGCCATCTTGTTACCCAGTCCTTGGATGATGATTGCGCGTGCCACTAAATCTGGCTTCTGCATGCCGTCCTGGATTGGCTCAACCatgggcacgcctgtacgtcgtgGCTGCAGTCGCGTCAGAGTGGTTGGGGTGCTGTCTTTTACCGCCTGACCCTTCTAAGGGAAGGAACATGCTTGCTCGAGGGTCTAACACCACACGAAGCCCTGCTGGTTGGAACGCTGACTttaggcgtctcgaggggggtcctgACGAGATATCCCATCCGTCTTGCTACGCCCTGTCATGCTCTGGCTCATCCGGTggacaaggctgcaaaaaggggCGATTGGATGggagcttgctccctatcacgcttcccgtgactgtcgggttaggtgggaacgcggcaggcgcattaaatgccctggttcccttgcccgcgtcaggcggcgggcggcatcCTTGCGATCGAGGCCTGTCGATTCGTACGAGCTAGTTTCCGTATTTGACGGTCGCTGTTCGGTCGAGCCTCAGTCGATTCAcacgacgctctttccgtgttcaaGGCTATGGTCGTCGTCTCGTCTCGGCAGTCGTACGTCGATTGGAGGGGGGCACCGAGTCAGGGGTCTCGATTTATGTACGGGTCCTTTCGTTACGTACGTTGGTTTGGGTACCCCTTATCGACACCCTCGACATTCCCAAAATCATATCTAAACCTTCTGAACCCAACACAATAGGATTGACAGGAAAGTCTACCCCCTTATTTTAATGCTCATTCCCGGACACAAAGTATTAGTATGCATCTTTCCCCCATGTGATTTAACTGTTTTGCATGGTACAGGTGGCTATACTATGTTTCtcaacaaactgtgcacttataaaagtatgggatgctccagtatcaaacaaaacagtagctgggcaagagttgacaaggaacataccaactaccacatctggagcctcctcagcagtttccagcttcacatgattcaccctttcaTTGTTGTTGTTCTTCTGCCTCTGGGGGCAAGCATTTGCATAGTGTCCTAGctgaccacacttgaagcaggtaTTTCCAGTGGGGGTGGGGTTGGCATTGGGCTTCGCTGGGACAGTGTTGGAGTTCTGGCGCGAGCCTGTTGGTGCTGGGGCATTCTGACGAGGCGCCTGACTAGTGGGGCACTGCACCTGGTTGTTGTTGTAACGCTGGCTCGCCTGCTGACTCTAATTGCTGTACCTGACATTTTGCTGTTGTCCTTGGTTACCAGACTGATATGCAGGGCGAGATTGAGGGCCCTGCTGGTTGTTGTAGCGGGGACGGCTCGCACCAGCCTGCTGCTGAGAGGAGttatacttcctcttcttgtcttcCATCTTGCGGCGCTTGCTCTCAAGCACCAATGCCCTGTCCACCATCTCTTGAaagctagcatacttgacattcgaCATTGTGTAAGATAGGCCATCATTCAGACCTTCCAGGAAGTGATCTTGCTTGTCTTCATCGTTATCCACCTCATTCGGGCAATACCACGACAACTGAGTGAACTTGTCGCGATACTCACAAACAGTCATGGTGCCCTGTTTTAGAGACAaaaactccttcttcttcagcTTCACCAATCCGGCAGGCACATGATGAGTCTTGAAGGCGCCCTTGAACTCATCCCAAGTGATAGTATCTAGGTCCTGATGCGCGAAGCAGTACGAATCCCACCAGTCCTGTGTGGCTCCCTG from Sorghum bicolor cultivar BTx623 chromosome 8, Sorghum_bicolor_NCBIv3, whole genome shotgun sequence encodes:
- the LOC110437583 gene encoding uncharacterized protein LOC110437583; translated protein: MKGRPLFFSQSADPMQAEDWLKAVEKQLVIAQCNDREKVLYGSGQLQGATQDWWDSYCFAHQDLDTITWDEFKGAFKTHHVPAGLVKLKKKEFLSLKQGTMTVCEYRDKFTQLSWYCPNEVDNDEDKQDHFLEGLNDGLSYTMSNVKYASFQEMVDRALVLESKRRKMEDKKRKYNSSQQQAGASRPRYNNQQGPQSRPAYQSGNQGQQQNVRYSN